A window of Williamwhitmania sp. genomic DNA:
AGCAGAGGTCGTTATTCGAACGGTTTGTTTCGGTAGGCTTTGTGCTGGGGAAGTTGCTCAGCTCAGCAAGCTGGTAGTCGATATTGAAGATGTTGTGGGCGTTCAGCTGCGAACCAATGTGCTCAAGAATTTCATCGGAGGTGATAATCAGCTTAGCGTTGGCATCCTCCATTATAAAGTTGACACGTTCGGCTGGAATTTCGGGATCGAGCGGAATGTAGGCGCCTCCCGCCTTTAGCACCGCCAGCATCACTATGGGAACCTGAGCGCACCGTGGCAGCAGTATCACCACCTTCTCCTCTGGCCCAACTCCCTTCGCTTGCAGGTAGTGCGATAGCCGATTGGCCAGCTCGTCTGCCTCCAAATAGGTATACTTTACTTTGCCCTGCTCAATGGCATTGGCTGTGGGATAAAGATTTACCGAGCGCTCAAAAAAATTCTCTAAAAACATAACCATTTGGTGTTTGCGGTGCTATCTTGTAATGCTAAATATCGACAATTTTTGTGTTTTGAAATAGAATATTGCTCAGGAATGCAATTTAAAAGGTTTGTTGGCTCGTTTGCCTTACACCAGATGGTATTTTGGTTGCAAGATAGGAGTCACGGTGTACCGATGTTCCGCATTAAGAATTTTTAACCAAACAAGACTAAACGCTCGCAATCGTAAATCGTAATACATTTTACTAACTCGTTACAAAACAAGGAGGAAAAGTTATGCCCGTTATTCAAATTTCCATTCTGCCGCAATCCACAGAGAAGAAGGCAGAGATGTCGAAGGTGATAACCAACGAAATTCATCGCATTACCGGGGTTCCGAAGGAGGCCATGGTGATAATGTTTCAGGAGTTGCCAGCCGAGAACTTTGCCACTCATGGCGAGCTGCTTTCGGAGCAGTTTAAGCGAGCGCCTAAAAAGTAATGTGATTGTTCACGTTGATTTGCCATTTTAAATACCGCACCTCCTAGGGGTTGCGGTATTTCTTTTGGTGGTTCTTTACTATGTGAAAATCTCTGTTTTTTTTGAGAGTTAAAACGAAATCATAAAAGCCAAGATACCAAGATCGAGTTTAGTGTTTGCCATTTAAAATACAGAAACTATTTTGCATAAAGGTAAATAATTATTTACCTTTGTAATCTGACTTACTAATAATGCATGAAATGTTCTGAACTATACCGAATTCTGATAAAGGATGGCTGGTATCCTCTATCTCAGAAAGGCTCTCATGTTAAAATGAAGCATGATAAGAAAGCAGGGATCATCATATTTCCGAATCATGGAAGTCAAGAAGTTGGTAAGGGTCTTCAGCAGAAAATTGTTAAGGACGCAGGTTTGAAATTGGAGGATATTTAAAAGTTGATCGCCATGAAAAAGATAACAATGATAGTGGAAAAGACTGATACTGGTTTTTCAGCATTCTCCGAGGATTACCCCATTTTTACTACCGGTAGAACAATTCCCGAACTGATGGAAAACGCTCTTGAAGCTGCAAATCTTTGCTTTGAAGATGAGAAAGTGAATATAGCACAAGAAAATCTTAGGTTTGAGATTGATTTTAAGCAGTTTTTTCAACA
This region includes:
- a CDS encoding tautomerase family protein — protein: MPVIQISILPQSTEKKAEMSKVITNEIHRITGVPKEAMVIMFQELPAENFATHGELLSEQFKRAPKK